A single window of Brassica rapa cultivar Chiifu-401-42 unplaced genomic scaffold, CAAS_Brap_v3.01 Scaffold0209, whole genome shotgun sequence DNA harbors:
- the LOC103848613 gene encoding uncharacterized protein LOC103848613 encodes MSKIANRDYAALNLSGDNYLQWALDTRISLKSKGLGDTITEDNNENEKNRYRAIGLMRHHLIEGLKDQYMTVENPLDLWNTLKHRYDHQKMVLLPKARHDWMHLRFLDYKSVDEYNSALFKIVSILRLCGEEVSDMMMLEKTYTTFNQSNSVLQEQYRTKGFATYTDLISCLLLAEANNELLMKNSGARPAGTAPLPEAHEVEKKDPKETYFTKDNRKPYGNGRGGYKRRGRDNQNGRDNYSTGRRGNHNNRGRGSNYGRGRGSYGRGRGVISKPSYTSKSVCHRCGMDNHWAKNCRTMKHLCDLYQESLTNKNPEANMIQENGYDDKGYGYDADNESDKDNKDDLMDFETSDCLKD; translated from the coding sequence ATGTCGAAAATAGCAAACAGAGACTACGCAGCCCTTAATCTCTCCGGAGACAATTACTTGCAGTGGGCGCTAGATACAAGGATCAGTCTAAAGTCCAAGGGACTCGGTGATACTATCACCGAGGACAACAATGAGAATGAAAAGAATAGATACAGGGCCATAGGCCTTATGCGCCATCATCTCATTGAAGGTCTTAAAGATCAGTACATGACAGTTGAGAATCCACTAGATCTTTGGAATACTTTAAAGCATAGATATGATCACCAAAAGATGGTGTTGCTTCCAAAGGCAAGGCACGATTGGATGCATCTAAGGTTCTTAGACTATAAGTCTGTGGATGAGTACAATTCAGCCTTATTCAAGATAGTTTCAATACTAAGGCTTTGTGGTGAAGAAGTATCCGATATGATGATGCTTGAAAAGACCTATACGACTTTCAATCAGTCGAATTCTGTGTTGCAAGAGCAATATAGGACAAAAGGTTTTGCCACATATACTGATCTGATCTCATGTCTACTCTTGGCCGAGGCAAACAATGAGCTCCTAATGAAGAACAGTGGAGCCAGACCGGCCGGGACAGCACCATTACCCGAAGCCCATGAGGTTGAAAAGAAAGATCCCAAAGAGACCTACTTCACCAAAGACAATAGGAAACCATATGGCAATGGCCGTGGTGGATACAAGAGGCGTGGGCGTGACAATCAGAACGGTCGAGACAACTACTCAACCGGCCGAAGAGGAAACCACAATAACCGTGGTCGTGGTTCCAATTACGGCCGGGGTCGAGGCAGTTACGGCCGTGGACGAGGTGTCATATCCAAACCATCTTACACGTCCAAGTCAGTATGCCACAGATGCGGGATGGACAACCATTGGGCCAAGAATTGTAGAACTATGAAACACTTGTGCGACCTCTACCAAGAGAGCCTCACGAACAAGAACCCGGAGGCAAACATGATCCAAGAAAACGGTTATGATGACAAAGGATATGGATATGATGCTGACAATGAATCCGACAAAGATAACAAAGATGACCTAATGGATTTTGAGACATCCGATTGTCTCAAGGACTAG